CAATACAATCAGTTTTGATGGTATGCAATTGAGTATTAAAGGGAATCCGGCTAATGGAGATAAATTTACGGTGTCTCCAAGCAGTAATCAAAGCATTTTCAAAACGGTGGGCGATCTGATTACAGCGCTCGAAACCCCTTCAAGCGGGCAACCCGGCGGTACTCGGCTGGCGAACAACTTAAAAACGACGTTGCAAAGTATCAATAACAGCTTGGAACATGTGCTTTCGAAACAGGCTTCTATCGGAGCACGGCTGCAAGAGATCGATACTTTGGAAAGTGTGGGCAGTGATCAAAATATTCAATTTGAGCAGATGCTCTCACAATTGCAAGATGTCGATTTTGCGCAAGCAACATCGGATCTGCAGCGGCAGCAGCTGTATCTTCAAGCTGCACAGCAGTCCTATATCAAAATTTCCGGATTATCTTTATTTAATTATATTTAGCAAAAGCGAAAATCAACCACGCTTTTCGCTTCTGAGTTACCGGTCGTTTATACCTTGATGCCCGATATCGTGGCGAATCTGTGAACCGTCGAAGCGGATTCTTTCAACGATTTTATAGGCCGTATGCTGAGCAGCTTTAACATCCTCACCTAGTACGGCGACGCATAAAATACGCCCACCTGCTGTTACAATTTCATTGCCCTTTTTTCCTTGCGATTGGGTGCCGGCATGGAAAATATGAAAATCACTGGCACTTTCTTGTTCGGTAATCAAATCCGGCAAACCGTAAATTACATCATTCTTTCTTGGATTTTCCGGATATCCTGCTGCCGCCATCACAACGCCAAGGGCAGTACGTGAATCCCATTCGGCATCCACTTCATTGAGTGTGCCATCAATTGCATGTTCAATGAGAGGCAAAAGATCGCTTTTTAAACGCAACATAATTGGTTGCGTTTCCGGATCGCCCAATCGGCAGTTAAACTCCAATACTTTCGCCTGGTTATGGGCGGTAATCATCAGACCGGCATAAAGAAATCCGGTATAGCGAGTGCCATCTTGTTTCAAACCATTGATGACCGGATCGATAATAGTGCGCATGATTTGCGCATGCAAGCTTGGGGAAATGAAAGGTACCGGTGAGTAGGCGCCCATTCCTCCTGTATTCGGACCCTGATCGCCGTCGTAAAGCCGTTTATGATCCTGGCTGGTTGCCAGTGGAAGAATATGGTTTCCGTCCGTCATGACGATAAAGCTGGCTTCAATACCTTGAAGAAATTCTTCGATAATGATTTCATCGCCCGCATTGCCAAGATTTTTCTCCACTAACAGTGCGTTTACAGCGCAATGTGCTTCTTCCCGCGATTGTGCTACGACCACGCCTTTTCCGGCTGCCAGACCGTCGGCTTTTATGACAAGCGGGGCGGGGTGTTGCTCAATATAGGCGTGCGCCAAATCGGGATCTGTAAATCTCGCGTAAGCTGCGGTCGGTATTTGATGCCGCTGCATGAATTCCTTGGCGAAGATCTTCGAAGTTTCAAGTTGAGCGGCTTGCCGGGTTGGGCCGAAGATTTTCAGACCGGCTGCCTGGAATATATCCACGATGCCGGCGGCCAGTGGAATCTCGGGGCCGACGACGGTGATTGCAATCGACTCCTTTTTTACAAATTCGATTAACTCAGGAATGGCGGTAATGGCAATATTTTCCAATCCGCGCTCCAATGCAGTACCGGCATTGCCGGGTGCTACAAATACCTTATGCACGCGCGGCGACAAGCTTAATTTCCAAGCCAAGGCATGCTCTCTGCCGCCGCCGCCGATCACTAATAATTTCATGATGTGATTAGTTAATGGCGGAAATGACGAATGCCGGTGAATACCATGGTGACACCATGCTCATCCGCAGCGGCAATTACTTCGTGGTCACGAATGCTGCCGCCGGGCTGAATGATCGCGGTCGCGCCTGCTTCGACGACGACGTCCAATCCGTCCCGGAACGGGAAAAACGCATCCGATGCCACGACCGATTGCGCCAATGTGAGACCGGCTTGCTGTGCTTTGATGGATGCGATGCGCGCGCTGTCCACACGACTCATTTGCCCGGCGCCGATACCGACCGTCTGGCCGTTGCGGCAAAATACGATGGCGTTCGATTTAACGAATTTCGCAGCTCGCCAGGCAAACAACAGATCATTCAGTTGTTGCGGTGAAGGTTGTAGTTTGGTGACGATTTTTAAATCGGAAGCAGTAATATTCTGAACATCCGGCGTTTGTACCAGAAGACCGCCGCCGACGCGTTTTAAATCATAAACATTGTATCCAGTTTGCAAAGGTACCAGCAAAACCCGGATATTGTTTTTTTGTGCCAGAAGCTGTTGTGCTTCCGGTGCGATTTCGGGCGCGATAATGACTTCGACGAATTGTTTCAGAACAGCATCAGCCGTGTCTTTATCGATAGCGCGATTAAAAGCGATGATGCCGCCAAAAGCCGAGACCGGGTCGGTTGCGAATGCCAATTGGTAGGCGCGTAAAATCGTTTCCGCAACGGCAATGCCGCAAGGGTTGGCATGTTTGACGATGACACATGCAGGGCTGTCAAAAGTTTTGACGCATTCCCAAGCGGCATCAGTATCCGCAATATTATTGTAGGATAATTCTTTGCCCTGTAATTGCCGGTAATTCGACAAACTGCCGGGTATGACGTTTTCATCGCGATAGAAAGCGGCTTTTTGATGCGGATTTTCGCCATAGCGCAAAGGCTGTGCGAGGGTGAAATTCAGATTCAGTGAATCGGGAAAATCCTTGCGCTGATAATCATTGTCCAACGAAGTCAGATAGTTGCTGATGGCGCTGTCGTATGAGGCAGTATGGGTAAACGCTTTTTGCGCCAATTTAAAGCGCGTAGCCAAACTGACAGTGGCATTGTTTTCCGCCAATTCCCGGCTGAGTTGGGAATAGTCTTGCGGATCCGTGACGATGGCGACTTTGCGGTAATTTTTGGCAGCCGCGCGCACCATAGTCGGTCCGCCGATATCGATATTTTCAATGGCATCATCGAAACTGCAATCCGGTTTTGCAACGGTTTGCTTGAATGGGTAGAGATTGACGATTACCAGTTCGATGTTGGCAATCGACGCTTGTTCGAGTGCATGCTGGTGATCGGGCAGATCATGGCGCGCGAGTATGCCGGCATGAATTTTGGGGTGCAACGTTTTGACCCGGCCGTCCAGCATTTCCGGAAAGCCCGTATAATCGCCTGCCTCGACAACCGGAATCCCGGCTTCGTGCAGCAACTTGGCGGTGCCGCCCGTCGATAGGATGGTGATACTGTGTTGAATCAATTCCCTTGCTAATTGTACGATTCCGGTTTTATCCGAAACACTGATGAGCGCTTGTTTAATGGTCATTTAATTTGATATTGTTTCATTTTTTGACGTAACGTGTTTCTGTTTATCCCCAGTAAATCAGCTGCTTGCGTCTGATTTCCTTTGGTGTATTGTATGGCAATTTCAATTAAAGGCTTCTCAACGCTATGCATGACCATATTGTAAATATGGCACGGTTTCTCACCATCCAGGTCATTGAGATATCCGTTTATGGCTTTGCGTATACACGATGCAATTTCATTTTCCTTGATCGCATTCATAAACTAACTATTCCCCTTCTTTGATATAACTCAATCGTTGACTTTTTTCAGCTAACGTAGAAAAAAATTTATTAGTTTCCAGAATTTGCTGATCACTGGTTTGTAATTGGTTCATGGATTGACGAAAACCGGCAGAACCGACAAGTCCCTTGGTATACCAGGAAATATGCTTGCGTGCGATGCGAACGCCTGAGTATTCACCGTAAAATTCATATAAATCATGCAAATGATTAATAAGTACACGATGGATTTCAGACACTTCGGGGGCCGGCAAATGTTCGCCGGTTGCGAGGTAGTGATTAATTTCGCGGAAGATCCACGGTCTGCCTTGCGCTGCGCGACCGATCATGATCGCATCCGCTTTTGTATAGGCAAGAATCGCATGCGCTTTCTCAGGTGTCGTGATATCACCGTTGGCGATGACAGGAATCTTAATTGCGGCTTTAACCGCTGCGATGGTGTCGTATTCCGCAGTGCCGGTGTAGGCGCAAGCCCGTGTACGGCCGTGAATTGCAAGCGCTTGGACACCCGAGTTTTCAGCAATATGCGCGATGGAGAGCGCGTTTTTGTGTTGCTTGTCCCAGCCGGTGCGTATTTTGAGTGTCACCGGGGTGTCTACGGCTTTGACCACCGCGTCCAGAATTTTTCCCACTAATTGTTCATCTTGTAATAAAGCCGAGCCGGCCATGACGTTGCAGATTTTTTTGGCCGGGCAGCCCATATTGATATCGATAATCTGAGCGCCATTGTCAACATTGTAGCGCGCAGCGGCTGCCAGCATGTGCGGATCGGCACCGGCAATTTGCACGGAAATCGGCGAAACTTCACCGTCATGATTCGCGCGGCGCTGTGTTTTTTTTGAACCCCACAGCAACGAATTGCTGGACACCATTTCGGAAACCGCCATACCTGCACCCATCGTTTTGCACAATTGCCTAAACGGCCGGTCGGTAACTCCCGCCATAGGAGCAACAATCAGTTTATTTTTCAAAATGTGCGTGCCGATTTGCATGTTAAGCGCAGTGTGTAAATAAAATTAGTTACCTGGAAAAGCAATTAATCTGGATATTGGGAATCTTGGCTGCAGCAGGTGAAAATTCATATAAAATCTCACAGCGCACAAAGCCGCAATTATAACTTTTGTTTCGTCAGGCTGATAGGGGCGTGACAGGAAAACGGATTAACCACGTGCGCCAAAGATCATGCGGCGGGCGACAAAGCGTTTCAGCGGTGGTGTGCAATTCAACGCGGTTAATCCGATTCCGCAAGCATGCTTGAGTAATGCATTGTCATTGGAAAAAAGCTTGATGAGCGAATCGGTAAAGAAACGGCCGCCGCCGCTGTCGATTTGTCTTTTCCGGCGGTAATTCGACAGCATCGCCGCCGCGCCGATTTCCCGCGATGTGTTTTGCGCATTGATCGCTTCTTGCGCTAACTCATAAGCGTCTCTCAAACCCAGATTAAATCCTTGTCCCGCAACGGGGTGCAATGTTTGCGCCGCATTTCCGATGAGCGCAACTCTTTGTGCCGTAACGTTCAAGGCGTATCGCAGCGCTAATGGAAATGCCGATCTTTTCCCGGCCTGTGTAAATTTTCCCAGCCGGTCGCCAAAATGGTGATGCAGTCTAAGCAGAAAATCGGTTTCGTTCAGCGCAGTAATTTCATGGATTGCTTCAGGACTTACCGTCCACACCAGCGCGAAATCTTCTTCGTTCGGCAGCAACGCGATCGGCCCATCGGCGGTAAAGCGTTCGTAGGCGATCCCGCTTTGTTTTTTTTCCGCTTTGACATTGCCGACTACAGCAAATTGCTGATAATCATACGACTGATAAGTGACATCGGGTAATTGCTGCGCCAATTTGCCGCCATCCGCGAGCACTATCAGCTTGGCAGTCACTTTTTGCGCTTCGTTTTGATAATTGAAATGCACCGTGCCCGAATTTTCCGCAGCATCCAGTCCGGTGACGATCGCACCGGCTATGTAGCCGGATGTGCTTGCCGTTAAGCGCTGATGCATCGAGCAAAATAGATCGTGATAGTTGACGACGAAACCTAGCGTGGGAACACCAGCGTCTTGCGGTGTCAAAACGGTTTGACCGAGACTGCCGCGATTGGAAATGTGGATCGTCGTGATCGGTGTTTTTTTCGTCAATCCGCTCCATACGCCCAAGCGGTGCAGGATTAAGTGACTGCCGTAGGATATTGCCAGCGGGCGTGGATCTTCGTCTTTTTCCGGTAAACCGCGCGCTTCCAGCAGCAAGCTCGAAATACCGGTATCTTGCAGCGCCAGTGCCAAAGCCATACCCACCGGCCCGCCACCAATGATGACCATATCGTAATGCGTGCTGATCATATGATTGCTTGAAATTTTTTCAGGATATCGATTGCTGATTGATAAACCGGATGAAATATTATGTCCGGAAACTCCGGTGGCAACCATTGCATCGCGATTTTGATCCTGCTTTTATGAGAATTGATCAGGGCAGGAGAATAGCATATTGCAGCAAGTCATGGAATGTGCGATTGGATGAGTGTGCTGTAATGCGCGGGCAAGATGGTGGCTTAAACGGTATAATCTGCATCGTTTATTGGTCTGGTTGAATTTTTCAGGAATTTTGCAGTGATAATTAAAGAATGTTCTGTGTGAATAAAAGATTAGGAAGGAATTTTACATGGCAGGATTGTTAGAAAATAAACTTGCAGGATGGATCGTATTTTTACTTTCCATTGTTTCCACTGAAGTCTGGTCAACGAATACCGGCAGCGAATTGATCAATGCCGCGGACAAAGGCAACATTTCCTTGGTCAAAAAAATACTGGATACGCAGCGTATTGATCAGGAGGAGCTGAACGCCGCTTTTCTGGCGGCGGTTAAAAAAGGTCATGCCGCTGCTGTCGAGCGCTTCTTGCAAGCAGGCGTGGATGTTAATTTGAGAGCGGATGATGACTATACCCCGCTAATGCGATCGGCGCGCGACGGTCGTGATCAGGCAGTGGAGATTTTGCTGGCCGCCGGCGCTGATGTGAATGCCGCCAGCGAAGAAGACGGCACGGCATTAATGCTGGCCGCCGAGAAAGACCGCCGGAAAGCCATCGATCTGTTGCTGGCGGCCAAAGCGGAGGTGAGTGCAAAACGCACCGATAGTATGACAGCACTGACGCTGGCTGCACAGCAAGGTCACCGGCAAGTTATTCAGACATTGATCGATGCCGGTGCTGATGTTAATTATCAATTGGAAAATGGCGCGACCGCCCTGATGCTGGCGGCACAGCTTGGCCATTTAGGCGCGGTTCATACATTGCTGGCGGCAAACGCCAATCCTAATCTGAAAGCCAGCAATGGCGCGACTGCATTGACTTTGGCGAAACTTTATCATCATAAGGAAGTGATTGATTTATTGATAAAGGCGGGAGCTAAGTAGTAACTACTATGCTATCTTGGTGTCCGGCCGGATTTAAACATGCGTTGTTATCGTTATAACCCAATGAATAGAGGAAATCCCAGATGAATGTTTTGGCTGTTTTATTTCTTGCTGCGACGGTTACACTGCTGACTGGTTGTGGCGGTGAACAGGGAAGTGATAAATCGGCGGCAAACTCGATACCCGCTCCTATGAACGAAATCACCAAGATGGGTGAGATTCCGTCGTTTATGAGCGAAGGTTTGTCAGAGGAAGAAAAGGCGGAATTGAAAGAACAAATTATGCCCGGAGGCTTCGACGATGTTAAAGCTGCCGAAGAGAAGTTTAAGGCATTGATGGCCGACGCAAAAGCAGGGGATCCGGCGGCGCAAAACAGTTTGGGTGTGATGTACTACACCGGTGAAGCGGTATCAAAGAATTTATCCGGCAAAGTATTGGATACTGATCCGGAACTGGCTGCCGGTTGGTTTTTTCGCGCTGCTGAGCAGGGCTATGCCGATGCGCAGTTTAATCTAGGACTGATGTACGCAAACGGCGAAGGTGTTCCGCAAGACATGGAGCAGGCGGTGGAATTATTTAAGAAAGCGGCCGAGCAGGGGCATGTCGATGCGCAAAATAATCTGGGCGCCATGTATTTCACCGGCGAAGGCGTAGCCAGGGACGAAAAGAAAGCGATCGAATGGTTTGAAAAAGCGGCCGCGCAGGGAAATGAGGACGCGCGCGCCAATCTCGATGCAATTAAGGCATCCGGTAAATAAGCGACCCGTTCACTCGGCTGCGTTCTTCATGAATCCGGCCGAGTGCGGCGGTTCCGCAAAACTTCCTTACGCAATGGTCACTTCATTGGACGAATAAACATCCTGAATGGCGTGCAGCAGTTTGACGCCTTCGGCGAATGGTTTTTGGAATGCCTTGCGCCCGGAAATCAATCCCATGCCACCGGCTCGTTTGTTGATGACAGCGGTGCGGATCGCCTGATGCAAATCATCGCTGCCCGATTCTCCGCCTGAATTAATCATGCCGATCCGCCCCATATAGCAGTTGGCCACTTGATATCGCACCAGATCGATCGGATGCTCCGTGGTCAGCTCGCTATAGACTTTCGGGTGCGTTTTACCGAATTTGATCGCATTGTATCCGCCATTATTGGTCGCCATTTTCTGCTTGACGATATCGGCGCCGATGGTGACCGCCAGATGATTCGCTTGGCCGGTCAGGTCGGCGCTGACGTGATAATCCTGCTCAGCGGTTTTAAACGCGGCGTTGCGGGTATAAGCCCATAAAATGGTGACCATGCCCAAATTATGCGCATGTTCGAACGCGGCTGAAACTTCCTGGATCTGGCGGCGGGATTCTTCCGAGCCGAAAAAAACAGTGGCGCCGACGGCGCAGGCTCCCATATTAAATGCCTGATTGATGCTGGCAAACAGCGTTTGATCGTATTTATTGGGATATGTCAGCAGCTCATTGTGGTTGATTTTAAGAATCATCGGGATTTTGTGCGCATACTGGCGCGCTACGATTCCCAGCACACCCAGTGTGGATGCGACGCCGTTACAACCGCCTTCAATCGCCAGCTCGACGATATGCTTGGGATCAAAAAACATCGGATTGGGCGCGAATGAAGCGCCGGCGGAATGCTCAACACCCTGATCTACCGGGAGCAGAGACAGATAGCCGGTGCCCGCCAAACGTCCCTGATTAAAAAACGCCTGCAGATTGCGCAGCACGCTGGGTTTGCGGTTGCTCAAAGCCATGACGCGATCGACAAAATCGGCGCCGGGCAATTGCAGGCTTTGTTTAGGTATGGTTTTGCACACATGGCTGAGCAGTTGCTCGCTTTCACTACCCAGAGCGGCGGAAATATTGGTCATTTTAGCTCCTTGTTGAGAGGATGATCGGGTTGAGGAGTTTCTGAAAAACTACTACACACGGCCATGCGGTGTTGAAATCAGCATTCTAAATGCTCATTTATCGGTTTGTAAATTGCGCTTTCCCACCGGATTTTGCCTTGCCAGGCCGTTGTTTACTCCCTTTTTCAGAGTTTTCTTAACACTGAATTTAATCGGAATAAACAATCTTACTGGATGCTAAAGAACGGGAAAATAAGCATTCTCCTTATTTCTGCTGCGGTATCAATTACGCTAGCCGGAATTTAGTTTTGAATGACATCGTTGTTAATCGCCATGCGGATAAGCTGCGTGATGTTTTGTAACTGTAATTTGCGCATCAGATTGACATGGTGAACGCCCACGGTCTTCGGGCTGATGGCCAGCTTTTCCGCTATTTGCGTACCGGAATTTCCTTCCGCGATCAATTTGAAAATTTGAAATTCCCGTTTGGTGAGCGTATCCAGCGGACTTTCGCAGGTTTCCCTGCGCGTCGCATTGAGCGCCAGTGTTGCAGCCAATTCCGATTCGATATAGATTTTTCCCGCATTGACTTGCCGTACTGCTTGGATCATTTCCCCAATTCCGCTTTGTTTGCTGAGAAAACCGGTGGCTCCGGCTTTTAATGAGCGTTGTGCCATGGTGGCATTGTTCAACATACTGAATACCAAAATGTGTGCCGCGGAATCCCGGGCTTTGATACGGCGGATGGTTTCCAGGCCGCCGATACCGGGCATATTCAAGTCTAAAATGGTGACGCCAGGCTGGTACTCTAAATATCGCTGATAACCCGACTCGCCGTCGTCGGCTTCCGCCACTACGTATATATCCGGCGTGCTTTCAAGTAAACGTCGATATCCAGTACGTACTACGGGATGATCATCAATCAATAGGATACAAATTGGTTTCGTCATAGTTGGAATGCTCTATCGGCAATTTAATATTGATTTCCGTGCCTTCATTGCAGGCACTGCGCACCGACAATGTGCCGCTCATGGCAATGACGCGCTCGCGCATACCCAGCAATCCCAAGCCGCGAAATCGCTGATGGATATTATAACCTTTACCATTATCTTCAATGGTAAGCAACAGGCAATCATCCGCTGGTTCAACGCCATTTTCGCGGCTTAGGCTGATTTGCGCCCAGCTCGCCTCTGCGTGATTGTAAATATTGGTCAATCCTTCCTGGACGATGCGGTATACCGCAATATTGATCGATTCGCTCAGCTTATCCAGTTCGCCGCTTAACTTGAGTTCGAGAATAATCTGCGGATGGTGCGTGCGCCATTGCCGCTTGAGTTCTGACAAAGCATCGATTAATCCCACCGTATCCAATAACACGGGCCGTAACTGATGCAGAATGCCGTGGATTATTTTATTCATTTTCTGAGTGGATTCGTTGATAGCCCGCGTACTGATAGCGATCATGGAATCACTTGATGTGTTGTTCAGAATAACTTCGTTTTCCACGCGGATAACCGTTAGCCATTGCCCCAATTCATCGTGCAATTCACGTGCGATCAATCGCCGCTCTTTTTCCTGAATATGGAACAGCTTTTTCATAAGTCGTCTGTTTTCATGCAATAAATTGCGGTTGAGATGGATTGTTTTTTTTAGCTGACTGATATCGGACATGATCATCAAGCAGGTGTCGCTATCGCACATGAGCGTGCTTTCCAGCCGGATATAGCTGAGTTGATCGTTAGCGTTTTTGATTTTCAGATCGACAGCGGCTTTGCCCGAAGCCGTGAAAATTTTCTGCAGATATTGGATAAAGGCTTGCTGGTCGATATCGAAAAAACAATCGGTAAATGATTTGCCGATCAAGAACTCCCGGTTATTTCTCAGCAGCTCTTCGCCCGCTTGGTTCAGCGACAAAATGTGTCCGGTTTTGTTTAAAGTCAAAAAACCGACTGGTGCATACTCGTAGAGATCCGCGTAACGTTTGTGTGATTGGTTCAAGAGCAATTGCGTTTCAAGGAGCTCCCGGTTTTGCAATGCCAGCTCCCGGTGAGAAATCTGTAACTCGCTTAGTAGCTCGGTTTTACTTTGCCGTATATCATCATCTTTTCTTCGTTGCTCTTCAGTGTGCGTCATGGCGTTTCCCCCGGCTCACATTAGCATTACTGGAGCACATTGCGGTTGAGCCGATTAACCGCAATACATCAACTCAGAATATACATTACTATACTATCAAATTATGCCAAATGATAACGCTGTAATTTTATGAGAGAAATCCTACAAATAAATAGCACGGGAAGGGCATCGAAAGCTTTTTCCATTTTGCATGGTAAGGTTGGAGCGCCGATTGGTTTCCTTGAAAATTAGGCGGATTTATTAGTGCGGTTCAATATACTGGCATTTGTTTCCGGTGTCGGCTTGTTACAGCAACAAGCGCAGCTACCGCAAGCGGAATGGGTTTGGATTTTAATCTTAACCGCTATCGTCATCGGGTTGATGCGGCGTTATGCAACAAAGCAGTTTGTTGTGCTGAATAAAATTTTAGTAGGGTTGCTTTGCTTCGGAATCGGTTTCTTTTGGGCTGCTGCATTTGCTCAGTGGCGCTTGTCCGATGCTTTGCCGCACGATTGGGAGCGTAAGGATATTCAGATTACCGGCGTTGTGACGAGTGTGCAGCCGGAAAACGATCGCGGTATCCGCTTCCGCTTTGATGTGGAACGGGTGCTCACTAAAGGTGCAGTGGTTCCCCGGCATTTGGCATTATCTTGGTTTAAAGCACGACCGGCGGAAACGGCTGGCGCGGCTGTACCGGCGCTTCGTGCAGGGGAGCGCTGGTACATCACGATTCGACTTAAACAACCGCACGGCAGCATGAATCCGCATGGTTTCGATTACGAAGCATGGGCATTGGAGCGTAATATTCGCGCAACCGGCTATGTGCGTCCTTCCGCTGAAAACCGGCTTTTGCAGGCATGGGTTCCGGCGCCGGCGCATTGGATCGAAAATGCGCGCGAAGAAATCCGACATCGTTTTGCCGCAAACTTATCCGGCCAAGCCTACACTGGTATTTTGCAAGCTCTGGTGATCGGCGAACAGCATGCGATTCCGCGCGATCAGTGGCAAGTATTCACGCGCACCGGGACCAATCATCTGATGGCGATTTCCGGTCTGCATATCACGATGATCTCCAGCATGGTTTTTGCGCTGGTTTTTTGGTTATGGCGGTGGAGTGCTTATTGGACGTTACGTTTACCGGCGTACCGGGCCGCTACTGCAGCAGGATTGCTGGCGGCTTTTGCCTATGCGGTGTTGTCCGGTTTTGCCATCCCGGCACAACGAACTCTCTACATGCTCGCCGTGGTGGCGGTTGCATTATGGCGGGGGCAGCGTACCTCGGCAACAATGGTGCTTGCGTGGGCGTTATTTTGGGTGGTTTTACTCGATCCGTGGGCCGTCAATGCGCCCGGATTTTGGCTGTCATTCGGTGCCATAGCCCTCATCATGCTGATTACGGTGGGGAGGATTGGTGCAAGCCATTGGCTTACTGGTTGGGTGCGGGTTCAGTGGGCAATTACACTGGGGTTAATTCCATTATTGCTAATCTTTTTCCAGCAAGTGCCGGTGCTGTCGCCGCTTGCCAATGCCATTGCCATTCCTCTGATCAGCCTCGCGGTTGTGCCGCTCACACTGCTGGCCGCGATACCCGTATTTGATTTTGTTTTGCCATGGGCGCATGCGCTATTAAGCTTCCTGATGGCGATTCTTCGTGCGTTGAGCGATTTCCCGCAAGCCGTATGGCAGCAGCATGCACCGCCGCTATGGACGATCCTCGCGGCCGCAATTGGAATTCTTTGGACGTTACTGCCGGGAAGCTTGGGGAGAGGATTCTTTGCCGGCTTTCCGGCCCGTTGGCTGGGGGTTATTGCAGTATTGCCGCTGTTTTGGGTATTGCCGCCACAGCCTAAAACCGGTGAATTATGGTTGACGGTACTGGATGTCGGCCAGGGATTGGCAGTCGTGGCGCGCACCGAACATCATGCGATGGTGTTTGATACCGGACCCGGGTTTGGCGATAGCGACAGCGGTAAGCGCGTTATCGTGCCTTACTTGCGCGGCGAAGGTATACAGCAATTGGATGTACTGATTGTGTCACACGCGGATAATGATCATAGCGGCGGCGCATTGTCGGTAATGGCCGAGATGCCGGTTGATCTGCTGCTGTCGTCTTTGCAAGATGATCATCCCATAGCGCGCGCTGCAACTCGTTCAGCGCAATGCCACGCCGGGCATTCCTGGTACTGGGATGGGATACATTTTGAAATCCTGCATCCACTGACGCAGGATTATGCAAATCCACAGCGCCGGATGAATGCAAACAGCTGTGTATTAAAGATTTCATCGGCTAATGGCAGTATTTTGATACCGGCGGATATCGAAAGTAAAAATGAACAAGCATTGCTTAGCCGCGCCAGCGATAAGCTTGCGGCGACCGTTCTGATTGCGCCGCATCATGGCAGCCTGTCTTCATCGACGGCTGATTTTGTAAATCAAGTGAACCCGGCGTTGACTATTTTTACGGTCGGTTATTTAAACCGCTATGATCATCCACATGCAGCTGTAATGGCTCGCTACCTCAATGCGAACAGCAATTTACTGCGCAGCGACAGAGACGGTGCAATTTTGCTGCGTTTTGCGCAAAATGGCTGGTCGGTTGAAAGTTGGCGGAGAATCTACCGGCGCTATTGGCATCAGAGCTGAATCCAGCAATTCGACTCAAAAAGCATCACCCTGCTGGGGTTTGGTTGAAAGTTTGGATTGAAAACTTGGTCAACATTAATCGGCTAATTCGATATTGCTAAAAATGATGATGAAAGAAGTGCCCGTGCCGGGTTCACTGGTCACTTTGATTTTCAGTTTATTATTCTCCGCGGCAATTTTTACGATCGACAAA
The nucleotide sequence above comes from Gammaproteobacteria bacterium. Encoded proteins:
- a CDS encoding sel1 repeat family protein; translation: MNVLAVLFLAATVTLLTGCGGEQGSDKSAANSIPAPMNEITKMGEIPSFMSEGLSEEEKAELKEQIMPGGFDDVKAAEEKFKALMADAKAGDPAAQNSLGVMYYTGEAVSKNLSGKVLDTDPELAAGWFFRAAEQGYADAQFNLGLMYANGEGVPQDMEQAVELFKKAAEQGHVDAQNNLGAMYFTGEGVARDEKKAIEWFEKAAAQGNEDARANLDAIKASGK
- a CDS encoding class I fructose-bisphosphate aldolase; this translates as MTNISAALGSESEQLLSHVCKTIPKQSLQLPGADFVDRVMALSNRKPSVLRNLQAFFNQGRLAGTGYLSLLPVDQGVEHSAGASFAPNPMFFDPKHIVELAIEGGCNGVASTLGVLGIVARQYAHKIPMILKINHNELLTYPNKYDQTLFASINQAFNMGACAVGATVFFGSEESRRQIQEVSAAFEHAHNLGMVTILWAYTRNAAFKTAEQDYHVSADLTGQANHLAVTIGADIVKQKMATNNGGYNAIKFGKTHPKVYSELTTEHPIDLVRYQVANCYMGRIGMINSGGESGSDDLHQAIRTAVINKRAGGMGLISGRKAFQKPFAEGVKLLHAIQDVYSSNEVTIA
- a CDS encoding response regulator transcription factor; its protein translation is MTKPICILLIDDHPVVRTGYRRLLESTPDIYVVAEADDGESGYQRYLEYQPGVTILDLNMPGIGGLETIRRIKARDSAAHILVFSMLNNATMAQRSLKAGATGFLSKQSGIGEMIQAVRQVNAGKIYIESELAATLALNATRRETCESPLDTLTKREFQIFKLIAEGNSGTQIAEKLAISPKTVGVHHVNLMRKLQLQNITQLIRMAINNDVIQN
- a CDS encoding ankyrin repeat domain-containing protein → MAGLLENKLAGWIVFLLSIVSTEVWSTNTGSELINAADKGNISLVKKILDTQRIDQEELNAAFLAAVKKGHAAAVERFLQAGVDVNLRADDDYTPLMRSARDGRDQAVEILLAAGADVNAASEEDGTALMLAAEKDRRKAIDLLLAAKAEVSAKRTDSMTALTLAAQQGHRQVIQTLIDAGADVNYQLENGATALMLAAQLGHLGAVHTLLAANANPNLKASNGATALTLAKLYHHKEVIDLLIKAGAK
- a CDS encoding PAS domain S-box protein produces the protein MTHTEEQRRKDDDIRQSKTELLSELQISHRELALQNRELLETQLLLNQSHKRYADLYEYAPVGFLTLNKTGHILSLNQAGEELLRNNREFLIGKSFTDCFFDIDQQAFIQYLQKIFTASGKAAVDLKIKNANDQLSYIRLESTLMCDSDTCLMIMSDISQLKKTIHLNRNLLHENRRLMKKLFHIQEKERRLIARELHDELGQWLTVIRVENEVILNNTSSDSMIAISTRAINESTQKMNKIIHGILHQLRPVLLDTVGLIDALSELKRQWRTHHPQIILELKLSGELDKLSESINIAVYRIVQEGLTNIYNHAEASWAQISLSRENGVEPADDCLLLTIEDNGKGYNIHQRFRGLGLLGMRERVIAMSGTLSVRSACNEGTEINIKLPIEHSNYDETNLYPID